A portion of the Maylandia zebra isolate NMK-2024a linkage group LG9, Mzebra_GT3a, whole genome shotgun sequence genome contains these proteins:
- the LOC112435286 gene encoding uncharacterized protein LOC112435286, whose translation MDDINQKHPAPESKDEPAAIPVEKTFPAMKQPRRRKRANREERSLSCDQCGKAFTQIGHLKSHQLIHTGVKPFSCDQCGKTFTHRWSLKTHQVVHTGFKAFNCDQCEKSFTQKGHLRRHYMIHVGGKSFVCDQCGKSFTDRDHLERHQGIHSEVKPFTCDQCGNSFTEIDRLKRHQLIHSGEKPFSCDLCGKSFTQIGNLKVHQLIHSGDKPLTCDQCGKAFAYVSNLKRHQLIHSGAKPFSCEQCGKSFTHIAALKSHQLIHSGTKQFVCGDCGKAYIEIERLKSHQLIHSGVTSFKCGQCGKAFTHMTGLKSHQLIHSGAKQFVCGQCGKAFTHMTGLKSHQLIHSGAKQFVCGQCGKAFTHMTGLKSHQLTHSGVKSFVCGHCGKSFIHKTNLLRHQKTHKVSSSEKSGRPMGHY comes from the coding sequence atggatgacatcaaccAAAAACATCCAGCACCAGAAAGTAAAGACGAGCCAGCGGCGATCCCTGTGGAAAAGACTTTTCCTGCTATGAAGCAGCCCAGAAGACGCAAGCGCGCCAACAGGGAGGAGAGAAGCTtgagctgtgatcagtgtggaaaggCTTTTACTCAGATTGGTCACTTGAAATCACATCAGCTGATCCACACCGGTGTGaaaccattcagctgtgatcagtgtggaaagaCCTTTACTCATAGATGGagcttaaaaacacatcaggtcGTCCACACTGGATTTAAAGCTTTCAACTGTGATCAGTGTGAAAAGTCTTTTACTCAGAAAGGTCACTTAAGGAGACATTATATGATCCATGTTGGAGGTAAATCATttgtctgtgatcagtgtggaaagtcttttacggATAGAGATCACTTAGAGAGACATCAGGGCATCCACAGTGAAGTTAAACCTTTcacctgtgatcagtgtggaaatTCTTTTACTGAGATTGATAGGTTAAAAAGACATcagctcatccacagtggagagaAACCATTCAGTTGTGATCTGTGTGGAAAGTCATTTACTCAGATAGGCAATTTAAAAGTACATcagctcatccacagtggagatAAACCTCTcacctgtgatcagtgtggaaaggCTTTTGCTTACGTTAGTAACTTAAAAAGACATCAGCTTATCCACAGTGGAGCTAAACCCTTCAGCTGTGAgcagtgtggaaagtcttttactcaCATTGCTGCCTTAAAATCACATCAGCTTATCCACTCTGGTACTAAACAATTTGTATGTGGTGACTGTGGAAAGGCTTATATTGAGATCGAAAGGTTAAAATCACATCAGCTCATCCACTCTGGAGTTACATCATTTAAATGTGGTCAATGTGGAAAGGCTTTTACTCACATGACTGGCTTAAAATCACATCAGCTGATCCACTCTGGTGCTAAACAATTTGTATGTGGTCAGTGTGGAAAGGCTTTTACTCACATGACTGGCTTAAAATCACATCAGCTGATCCACTCTGGTGCTAAACAATTTGTATGTGGTCAGTGTGGAAAGGCTTTTACTCACATGACTGGCTTAAAATCACATCAGCTCACCCACTCTGGAGTTAAATCATTTGTATGTGGTCACTGTGGAAAGTCTTTCATCCATAAAACAAATCTATTGAGGCATCAGAAAACCCACAAAGTGTCCTCCTCTGAGAAAAGTGGAAGACCAATGGGACattactag
- the LOC101468871 gene encoding uncharacterized protein LOC101468871 encodes MDDISQKHPAPESKDEPAAIPVEKTFPAMKQLRRRKCANREERSLSCDQCGKTFTQIGSLKSHQLIHTGGKPFSCDQCGKSFTQIGHLKSHQLIHTGVKPFSCEQCGKSFTQIGSLKSHQLIHTGVKPFSCDQCEKSFTQIGSLKSHQRIHTGVKPFSCDQCGKSFTQIGNLKSHQRIHTGVKPFSCDQCGKTFTQICNMKSHQLIHADVKPFSCHQCGKTFTHRSSLKEHQVVHSKVKPFSCDQCGKTFALRCILKQHQVVHTEFKAFNCDQCGKSFTQIGSLKSHQLIHTGVKPFSCDQCGKSFTHMCNLKSHQLIHTGVKPFSCDQCGKSFTQVSSLKSHQLIHTGVKPFSCDQCGKSFTQIGNLKSHQLIHTGVKPFSCDQCGKSFTQIGSLKSHQRIHTGVKPFSCEQCGKTFTHRSSLKTHQVVHTEFKAFNCDQCGKSFTQKGHLERHYMIHVGVKSFICDQCGKSFTGIDRLKMHQRIHSGEKPFSRD; translated from the coding sequence ATGGATGACATCAGCCAAAAACATCCAGCACCAGAAAGTAAAGATGAGCCAGCGGCGATCCCTGTGGAAAAGACTTTTCCTGCTATGAAGCAGCTCAGAAGACGCAAGTGCGCCAACAGGGAGGAGAGAAGCTtgagctgtgatcagtgtggaaagaCCTTTACTCAGATTGGTAGCTTAAAATCACATCAGCTGATCCACACCGGTGGGaaaccattcagctgtgatcagtgtggaaagtcttttactcaGATTGGTCACTTGAAATCACATCAATTGATCCACACCGGTGTGAAACCATTTAGCTGTGAGCAGTGTGGGAAGTCTTTTACTCAAATTGGTAGCTTGAAATCACATCAGCTAATCCACACCGGTGTGaaaccattcagctgtgatcagtgtgaaaAGTCTTTTACTCAGATTGGTAGCTTAAAATCACATCAGCGGATCCACACCGGTGTGAAACCATttagctgtgatcagtgtggaaagtcttttactcaGATTGGTAACTTGAAATCACATCAGCGGATCCACACCGGTGTGaaaccattcagctgtgatcagtgtggaaagaCCTTTACTCAGATTTGTAACATGAAATCACATCAGTTGATCCACGCCGATGTGAAACCATTCAGCTGTCATCAGTGTGGAAAGACCTTTACTCATAGATCCAGCTTAAAAGAACATCAGGTTGTCCACAGCAAAGTTaaaccattcagctgtgatcagtgtgggaagACCTTTGCTCTGAGATGCATCTTAAAACAACATCAGGTCGTCCACACTGAATTTAAAGCTTTcaactgtgatcagtgtggaaagtcttttactcaGATTGGTAGCTTGAAATCACATCAGCTGATCCATACCGGTGTGaaaccattcagctgtgatcagtgtggaaagtcttttactcaTATGTGTAACTTGAAATCACATCAGCTGATCCATACCGGTGTGAAACCATttagctgtgatcagtgtggaaagtcttttacacAGGTTAGTAGCTTGAAATCACATCAGCTGATCCATACCGGTGTGaaaccattcagctgtgatcagtgtggaaagtcttttactcaGATTGGTAACTTGAAATCACATCAGCTGATCCACACGGGGGTGaaaccattcagctgtgatcagtgtggaaagtcttttactcaGATTGGTAGCTTGAAATCACATCAGCGGATCCACACCGGTGTGAAACCATTCAGCTGTGAGCAGTGTGGGAAGACCTTTACTCATAGATCcagcttaaaaacacatcaggtcGTCCACACTGAATTTAAAGCTTTcaactgtgatcagtgtggaaagtcttttactcaAAAAGGTCACTTAGAGAGACATTATATGATCCATGTTGGAGTTAAATCATTtatctgtgatcagtgtggaaagtcttttactgGGATTGATAGGTTAAAAATGCATCAGCGCATCCACAGTGGAGAGAAACCTTTCAGCCGTGACTAG